The Flavobacteriales bacterium genome includes a region encoding these proteins:
- a CDS encoding class I SAM-dependent methyltransferase → MTENKVVPISIPGIHQAFWPYFLKCTDNKKIKVLDCGAGHGAFTKKLFEAGYDVAACDLFPEIFYYDKVACKKADVTDSLPYSDNEFDAIVAMEIMEHIQDHERFFAEANRILKPGGSVYISTPNILSLKSRVRFLFTGFFYSFKPLEIKNYNGLQHVASLTLDQYDYLGVKHGFDRATYSFDKRQTTSLIFLLLYPILWLMARIKKTGDMHNTLDLLTGRIIFMRYLKPNK, encoded by the coding sequence ATGACTGAAAATAAAGTAGTTCCCATTTCTATTCCGGGCATTCATCAAGCCTTTTGGCCTTATTTTTTGAAATGCACGGATAACAAAAAAATAAAAGTGTTGGATTGTGGTGCCGGACATGGAGCTTTTACAAAAAAATTATTTGAAGCCGGGTATGATGTGGCTGCCTGCGACTTATTTCCCGAAATATTCTATTACGATAAAGTGGCCTGCAAAAAGGCTGATGTAACGGACAGTTTGCCCTATTCGGATAATGAATTTGATGCCATTGTGGCCATGGAAATAATGGAACACATACAAGACCACGAACGTTTTTTTGCAGAGGCAAACCGAATTTTAAAACCAGGGGGAAGCGTTTATATCTCCACGCCCAACATTTTGAGCTTAAAATCGAGAGTTCGATTTCTTTTTACCGGATTTTTCTACAGTTTCAAACCACTGGAAATCAAAAACTACAACGGTTTGCAGCACGTTGCCTCGCTCACACTCGACCAATATGATTATCTGGGTGTAAAACACGGTTTTGACCGAGCCACTTATAGTTTTGATAAAAGACAAACCACCTCTCTCATTTTTCTTCTCCTCTACCCTATTTTGTGGCTCATGGCACGCATCAAGAAAACCGGAGATATGCACAACACGCTCGACTTATTGACTGGCAGAATTATTTTTATGCGATACTTGAAACCGAACAAATAA